A section of the Flavobacterium sp. CG_23.5 genome encodes:
- the secG gene encoding preprotein translocase subunit SecG codes for MSTFSIFLVLITIVCFLLIVVIMVQNPKGGGLSSTIGGSQMLGGVQKTTDFLDKSTWTLATILIVLILLSSLSFTGALSDNDSKIIEQTETTAPTTAAPASPVQNTPAATNPAK; via the coding sequence ATGAGCACATTTTCAATTTTTTTAGTTTTAATAACAATAGTTTGTTTTCTATTAATCGTAGTTATAATGGTTCAAAACCCTAAAGGTGGTGGATTGTCTTCTACAATAGGTGGCTCTCAAATGTTAGGTGGTGTACAGAAAACAACTGATTTTTTAGACAAAAGCACATGGACACTTGCTACTATTTTAATTGTACTGATACTTCTTTCAAGTTTAAGCTTTACTGGAGCATTAAGTGATAACGATTCAAAAATTATTGAGCAAACAGAAACTACTGCACCAACTACTGCTGCTCCAGCTTCTCCAGTTCAAAATACACCTGCTGCAACAAATCCAGCAAAATAA
- the groES gene encoding co-chaperone GroES — translation MALNIKPLSDRVLIEPVAAETKTASGIFIPDTAKEKPQKGTVVAVGNGTKDHTMTVKIGDSVLYGKYAGTELKLEGKDYLIMREDDILAII, via the coding sequence ATGGCTTTAAACATCAAACCTCTTTCAGACAGAGTTCTTATCGAACCAGTTGCTGCTGAGACTAAAACTGCATCAGGGATTTTTATTCCGGACACAGCTAAAGAAAAACCACAAAAAGGAACTGTTGTTGCTGTAGGAAACGGTACAAAAGACCATACAATGACTGTTAAAATTGGAGATTCTGTCCTTTATGGAAAATACGCTGGAACAGAATTGAAATTGGAAGGAAAAGATTATTTGATAATGAGAGAAGACGATATTCTTGCAATTATATAA
- a CDS encoding sigma-54 interaction domain-containing protein, whose product MDTVQNIKQRFEIIGNDPKLNRAIEKAIQVAPTDISVLVAGESGVGKENIPRIIHSLSHRKHGKYIAVNCGAIPEGTIDSELFGHEKGAFTGATGTREGYFEVADGGTIFLDEVGELPLTTQVRLLRVLENGEFIKVGSSQVQKTDVRIVAATNVNLFDAIQKGKFREDLYYRLSTVDINLPPLRDRKEDIHLLFRKFVADFAHKYKMPPLKLDEVAIQLLQKFRWSGNIRQLRNVAEQISVLETNREITAATLQSYLPQEGTNLPSVIKDKKSDSDFSNEREILYKVLFDMKSDLHDLKKLTLELMENGSSKVQETNKKLITKIYGSKENDSEIDFEEEPRTNLITAQNKEEQYQENDDNYLFAETIEEEEEILRLEQKEIEMIKKSLEKNKGKRKAAADELGISERTLYRKIKQFDL is encoded by the coding sequence ATGGATACAGTTCAAAACATAAAACAACGATTTGAGATTATCGGGAATGACCCGAAGCTCAATCGTGCAATAGAAAAAGCCATTCAGGTTGCTCCTACTGATATTTCAGTATTAGTGGCAGGGGAAAGTGGTGTTGGGAAAGAAAACATTCCCAGAATTATTCATTCGCTTTCGCATAGAAAACACGGAAAATATATCGCTGTAAACTGCGGGGCCATTCCGGAAGGAACTATTGACAGTGAACTTTTTGGACATGAAAAAGGAGCATTTACAGGAGCAACCGGAACACGTGAGGGGTACTTTGAAGTGGCTGACGGTGGAACCATTTTTCTTGATGAAGTAGGTGAATTGCCTCTGACCACTCAAGTTCGATTGTTGCGCGTATTAGAAAATGGCGAATTTATAAAAGTCGGTTCTAGTCAGGTACAAAAAACGGATGTTCGAATTGTAGCTGCGACCAATGTCAATTTATTTGATGCTATTCAAAAAGGGAAATTTAGAGAAGATCTGTATTATCGATTAAGCACGGTGGATATTAACTTACCGCCTTTGAGAGATAGAAAAGAAGATATTCATTTGTTGTTTAGAAAGTTTGTTGCAGATTTTGCTCATAAGTACAAAATGCCTCCTTTAAAATTAGATGAAGTTGCCATTCAGTTGTTGCAAAAATTCCGTTGGAGCGGAAACATTCGTCAATTGAGAAACGTAGCGGAACAGATTTCCGTTTTGGAAACTAATCGTGAAATTACGGCGGCAACATTGCAGTCTTATCTACCACAAGAAGGAACTAATTTACCATCTGTGATAAAAGATAAAAAAAGTGATAGTGATTTTAGTAACGAAAGAGAAATTTTGTACAAAGTGCTTTTTGACATGAAAAGTGACTTGCATGATTTAAAAAAACTTACTTTAGAGTTGATGGAAAACGGCAGTTCTAAAGTACAGGAAACCAATAAAAAACTAATCACTAAAATTTACGGTTCTAAAGAAAATGACAGTGAGATAGATTTTGAAGAAGAACCTAGAACCAATCTGATTACAGCACAAAATAAAGAAGAACAATATCAGGAGAATGACGATAATTACTTGTTTGCAGAAACTATCGAAGAGGAAGAAGAAATATTGAGACTGGAGCAAAAAGAAATTGAAATGATTAAAAAATCATTGGAAAAAAATAAAGGAAAACGAAAAGCTGCAGCTGATGAATTGGGAATTTCCGAAAGAACTTTATACCGAAAAATTAAACAATTTGATTTGTAA
- the topA gene encoding type I DNA topoisomerase: MAKNLVIVESPAKAKTIEKFLGSDFQVESSYGHIADLPSKEIGVDVENGFKPKYEVSADKKALVSKLKTLAKNAEMVWLASDEDREGEAISWHLAEELKLNPAKTKRIVFHEITKTAILKAIDNPREIDYNLVNAQQARRVLDRLVGYELSPVLWRKIKGGLSAGRVQSVSVRLIVEREREIQNFKAVATYSIVAEFTNEAGKAFKAKLPKNFNTKKEAEDFLNKNIGSTYKVADLETKPTKKSPTGPFTTSTLQQEAARKLYLPVGITMQLAQRLYEAGLITYMRTDSVNLSKDAMDAAQAEIIKSYGKEFSKPRTFVNKSKGAQEAHEAIRPTDMSRHTVDIDRDQARLYDLIWKRTLASQMSDAQLERTNVKIEANNHGEIFTASGEVLLFEGFLKVYLEGHDDDEEEQEGMLPAMKVNEKLGNNYITATERYSRAAARYTEASLVKKLEELGIGRPSTYAPTISTIINRNYVEKGNLDGQERNYTQLTLQSGKVGEKLLKENTGSDKGKLVPTDIGTIVTDFLVKNFGNILDYNFTAKVEQDFDEIAEGNIVWTKMMQEFYDQFHPNVKDVEANAERESGERILGTDPKTGKPVSVRLGKFGPMAQIGAADDEEKKFASLMADQNIGNITLEETLNLFLLPKNLGNYKDEEVEVSNGRFGPYIRHGAAFVSLPKGENPLDVDFERAKELIDEKAIADAPIAIYKGEGVQKGVGRFGPFIKWDGLFINVSKKYDFDNLSQLDVEALIEDKLQKNIDKVLHNWEDEGILVEKARWGRSVITKGKIKIELSKDVDATKLTLAEVQEMIAKKTPAKKVAAKKAPAKKAVAKKAVVKKPVAKK; the protein is encoded by the coding sequence ATGGCAAAGAATTTAGTTATAGTTGAGTCACCTGCAAAGGCAAAAACAATTGAAAAATTTCTGGGAAGTGATTTCCAAGTGGAGTCAAGTTATGGGCATATTGCCGACTTGCCTTCCAAAGAAATTGGGGTAGATGTAGAAAATGGTTTTAAACCTAAATATGAAGTTTCTGCTGATAAAAAAGCGTTGGTTTCCAAATTAAAGACGTTAGCCAAGAATGCCGAAATGGTTTGGTTAGCAAGTGATGAGGATCGCGAGGGGGAAGCTATTTCTTGGCATCTTGCCGAAGAATTAAAATTAAATCCGGCCAAAACAAAACGAATTGTTTTTCACGAAATTACGAAAACAGCGATTCTAAAAGCGATTGATAATCCACGTGAAATCGATTATAATTTAGTCAACGCACAACAGGCGCGAAGAGTTCTTGATAGATTAGTAGGTTATGAATTGTCTCCTGTTTTATGGAGGAAAATAAAAGGAGGTTTGTCTGCCGGACGTGTGCAATCCGTTTCTGTTCGATTGATTGTGGAGCGTGAACGCGAAATTCAAAATTTCAAAGCTGTCGCTACTTATTCTATTGTAGCAGAATTCACTAACGAAGCAGGAAAAGCATTCAAAGCAAAACTGCCGAAGAATTTCAATACAAAAAAAGAAGCCGAGGATTTTTTAAATAAAAATATCGGTTCTACATATAAGGTAGCAGATTTAGAAACTAAACCTACCAAAAAATCACCAACAGGACCTTTTACCACTTCGACTTTACAACAAGAAGCGGCTAGAAAATTGTATTTGCCGGTTGGTATTACGATGCAACTCGCACAACGTTTATACGAAGCTGGACTTATTACTTATATGAGAACGGATAGTGTGAACTTGTCGAAAGATGCGATGGATGCTGCTCAAGCAGAAATCATCAAATCCTACGGAAAAGAGTTTTCAAAACCTCGGACTTTCGTGAATAAAAGCAAAGGAGCGCAGGAAGCACACGAGGCGATTCGGCCTACGGATATGTCACGTCATACGGTAGATATCGACAGAGACCAAGCGCGGTTGTATGATTTGATTTGGAAAAGAACCTTAGCTTCGCAAATGAGTGATGCGCAATTGGAACGCACAAACGTGAAAATTGAAGCAAATAATCACGGTGAAATATTCACGGCATCTGGAGAAGTTTTGCTTTTTGAAGGATTCTTGAAAGTGTATTTGGAAGGTCATGATGACGATGAAGAGGAGCAAGAAGGAATGTTGCCGGCGATGAAAGTCAATGAGAAATTAGGAAACAATTACATCACGGCTACCGAGAGATATTCTCGTGCAGCTGCAAGATATACGGAGGCTTCTTTAGTAAAAAAATTAGAAGAATTGGGAATCGGTCGTCCTTCTACTTATGCGCCAACGATTTCTACCATTATCAACAGAAATTATGTTGAGAAAGGAAATCTTGACGGTCAGGAACGTAATTATACGCAACTTACTTTGCAATCTGGAAAAGTAGGAGAAAAGTTGTTGAAAGAAAATACAGGTTCTGATAAAGGAAAATTAGTTCCTACAGATATTGGAACTATTGTAACGGATTTCTTAGTGAAGAATTTCGGGAATATATTAGATTATAATTTCACTGCCAAAGTGGAACAGGATTTTGATGAAATTGCAGAAGGAAATATCGTTTGGACAAAAATGATGCAGGAATTCTACGATCAATTTCATCCAAATGTGAAAGATGTGGAAGCCAATGCGGAGCGAGAAAGTGGAGAAAGAATTCTGGGAACAGATCCAAAAACAGGGAAACCAGTTTCGGTTCGTTTAGGAAAATTTGGACCGATGGCTCAAATTGGAGCTGCGGATGATGAAGAGAAAAAATTTGCCAGTTTAATGGCAGATCAAAATATTGGGAACATCACATTGGAGGAAACGCTGAATTTATTTTTGTTGCCAAAAAATCTTGGAAATTACAAAGATGAAGAAGTAGAGGTGAGTAATGGTCGTTTTGGCCCTTACATTCGTCATGGAGCAGCTTTTGTTTCTTTGCCGAAAGGAGAAAATCCACTAGATGTAGATTTCGAAAGAGCAAAGGAACTAATCGATGAAAAAGCAATTGCCGATGCGCCTATCGCTATTTATAAAGGCGAAGGAGTGCAAAAAGGTGTTGGTCGTTTTGGTCCTTTTATCAAATGGGACGGTTTGTTTATCAATGTAAGTAAGAAATATGATTTTGATAATTTATCACAATTAGATGTTGAAGCTTTGATTGAAGATAAATTGCAGAAAAATATTGATAAGGTTTTGCATAATTGGGAAGATGAAGGAATTTTGGTGGAAAAAGCCCGTTGGGGTCGTTCCGTTATTACCAAAGGAAAAATCAAAATTGAATTGAGTAAAGATGTCGATGCTACAAAATTGACATTAGCAGAAGTTCAAGAAATGATTGCCAAGAAAACGCCCGCTAAAAAAGTGGCTGCAAAAAAGGCGCCGGCAAAGAAAGCGGTTGCGAAAAAAGCAGTAGTTAAGAAACCAGTTGCAAAAAAATAA
- the groL gene encoding chaperonin GroEL (60 kDa chaperone family; promotes refolding of misfolded polypeptides especially under stressful conditions; forms two stacked rings of heptamers to form a barrel-shaped 14mer; ends can be capped by GroES; misfolded proteins enter the barrel where they are refolded when GroES binds) — translation MAKDIKFDIEARDGLKRGVDALANAVKVTLGPKGRNVIIGKAFGGPTVTKDGVTVAKEIELKDPLENMGAQMVKEVASKTNDLAGDGTTTATVLAQAIVKEGLKNVAAGANPMDLKRGIDKAVEAIVADLAKQAKVVGSDSEKIKQIASISANNDEVIGELIAAAFAKVGKEGVITVEEAKGTDTYVDVVEGMQFDRGYLSPYFVTNPEKMEVELENPYILLYDKKVSSLKELLPVLEPVAQSGKPLLIIAEDVDGEALSTLVVNKLRGALKIAAVKAPGFGDRRKAMLEDIAILTGGTVISEERGYTLENTTLEMLGTAKKVTIDKDNTTIVSGAGEADMIKNRVNQIKGQMEATTSDYDKEKLQERLAKLAGGVAVLYVGAASEVEMKEKKDRVDDALHATRAAVEEGIVAGGGVALLRAKNVLSAIKADNADEATGIQIVSRAVESPLRTIVENAGLEGSVVVAKVAEGKGDFGYNAKTDEYVDMLKAGIIDPKKVTRVALENAASVAGMILTTECALIDIKEENGGGNQMGGGMPGMM, via the coding sequence ATGGCAAAAGATATAAAATTCGATATAGAAGCACGTGACGGATTAAAACGTGGCGTAGATGCATTAGCAAATGCTGTAAAAGTAACCCTTGGACCAAAAGGTCGTAATGTAATTATTGGAAAAGCATTTGGTGGACCAACCGTTACTAAAGACGGTGTTACAGTTGCAAAAGAAATTGAGTTAAAAGATCCCTTAGAAAATATGGGTGCTCAAATGGTTAAAGAAGTTGCTTCAAAAACTAATGATTTAGCTGGAGATGGAACAACAACTGCAACTGTTTTAGCTCAAGCTATCGTAAAAGAAGGCTTGAAAAATGTAGCTGCAGGTGCAAATCCAATGGATTTGAAACGCGGTATTGACAAAGCGGTAGAAGCAATAGTAGCTGACTTAGCTAAGCAGGCAAAAGTAGTAGGAAGTGATTCTGAAAAAATAAAGCAAATTGCTTCGATTTCAGCTAATAATGACGAAGTAATTGGTGAATTAATCGCTGCTGCTTTCGCAAAAGTTGGAAAAGAAGGTGTCATCACTGTTGAAGAAGCCAAAGGAACAGATACCTATGTAGATGTTGTGGAAGGAATGCAATTTGACAGAGGATATCTTTCTCCTTATTTTGTTACCAATCCAGAAAAAATGGAAGTGGAATTGGAGAATCCTTACATACTTTTGTACGACAAAAAAGTATCTTCATTAAAAGAATTATTGCCAGTATTGGAACCTGTTGCACAATCGGGTAAACCTTTATTGATAATTGCTGAAGATGTTGATGGTGAAGCGTTATCTACATTGGTAGTAAATAAATTACGTGGAGCATTAAAAATTGCTGCAGTAAAAGCACCTGGTTTTGGAGACAGAAGAAAAGCAATGTTAGAAGATATTGCCATCTTAACAGGTGGAACTGTAATCTCAGAAGAAAGAGGTTATACTCTTGAGAACACTACACTAGAAATGTTAGGAACTGCGAAAAAAGTTACTATCGACAAAGACAACACGACTATTGTAAGTGGTGCTGGTGAAGCTGATATGATCAAAAATCGTGTGAACCAAATCAAAGGTCAAATGGAAGCTACCACTTCTGATTATGACAAAGAAAAATTACAAGAACGTTTGGCTAAATTAGCTGGTGGTGTAGCTGTACTTTATGTTGGAGCTGCTTCTGAAGTGGAAATGAAAGAGAAAAAAGACAGAGTGGACGATGCGCTTCATGCAACTCGTGCTGCTGTTGAAGAAGGAATAGTTGCTGGTGGTGGTGTTGCGTTATTAAGAGCCAAAAACGTACTAAGCGCTATTAAGGCTGACAATGCTGATGAGGCAACAGGAATTCAAATTGTTTCTCGTGCTGTAGAATCTCCTTTGAGAACTATTGTTGAGAATGCAGGTCTTGAAGGTTCGGTAGTTGTTGCAAAAGTGGCTGAAGGAAAAGGTGACTTTGGATACAATGCTAAAACAGATGAATACGTTGATATGCTAAAAGCTGGTATTATTGACCCTAAAAAAGTAACTCGTGTAGCATTAGAAAATGCAGCATCGGTTGCGGGGATGATATTAACTACTGAATGTGCTTTGATCGATATTAAAGAAGAAAATGGTGGCGGAAACCAGATGGGTGGTGGTATGCCAGGAATGATGTAA
- a CDS encoding formimidoylglutamase, with translation MEFDFLRPIDNEILHYINGSTSQQLGSKIVLHTNEQFPDLNKIKIAIIGVFENRGDKNAISDIDLIPVRKELYGLFPGNWDTSIADLGDILAGNSIEDTYFAVKKVVASLIKKKIIPIVIGGSQDLTYALYRAYDDLEQMVNMVSIDNKFDFGKESEEVSASSYLTKIIIDEPNNLFNYCNIGYQTYYNSQEEIDLIEKLFFDGYRLGEISNNISLSEPVFRDADLVSIDLSAVKSSDSGNFISFTPNGFNGKEICSLARYAGISDKVSLFGIFNHNNSAQESAIIAQIIWYFIEGFHYRSYEYPFGSRDNYIKYIVPLEEEELVFYKSDKTDRWWIEIPFISNGSNKLKRNTLLPCSYDEYLLACNQELPERWWKAQRKNIL, from the coding sequence ATGGAATTTGATTTTCTAAGGCCGATAGACAATGAAATCCTACATTATATAAATGGATCGACTTCCCAGCAATTGGGAAGTAAAATTGTTTTGCACACGAACGAACAATTTCCGGATTTAAATAAAATTAAAATTGCCATTATTGGCGTTTTTGAAAACCGGGGCGATAAAAATGCGATTTCAGATATCGATTTAATACCGGTAAGAAAAGAATTGTATGGATTGTTTCCTGGCAATTGGGATACTTCGATAGCTGATTTAGGAGATATTCTGGCTGGGAATTCTATTGAAGACACTTATTTTGCAGTAAAAAAAGTAGTTGCAAGTTTAATCAAGAAAAAAATCATCCCTATCGTCATTGGTGGTTCTCAAGATTTAACCTATGCACTTTATAGGGCATATGATGATTTGGAGCAGATGGTTAACATGGTTTCTATTGATAATAAGTTTGATTTTGGAAAAGAAAGTGAAGAAGTTTCGGCCTCTTCTTATTTGACAAAAATAATTATTGACGAACCTAATAATCTGTTTAATTACTGTAATATTGGTTATCAAACCTATTATAATTCCCAAGAGGAAATTGATCTGATTGAAAAATTATTTTTTGATGGGTACCGATTGGGAGAAATATCTAATAATATTTCTCTTTCCGAGCCTGTTTTTAGAGATGCGGATTTGGTGAGTATTGATTTGAGTGCTGTTAAATCCTCAGATTCAGGAAATTTCATTTCGTTTACACCTAATGGATTTAATGGAAAAGAGATTTGTTCTTTGGCTAGATATGCAGGAATAAGTGATAAAGTATCTTTGTTTGGGATATTTAATCATAATAATTCAGCACAAGAATCAGCGATAATAGCGCAAATTATATGGTATTTTATTGAGGGTTTTCATTATCGTTCTTATGAATATCCTTTTGGAAGCAGAGACAATTATATTAAGTACATAGTTCCACTGGAAGAGGAAGAACTTGTTTTCTATAAAAGTGACAAAACGGACCGTTGGTGGATAGAAATTCCTTTTATTTCGAATGGAAGTAATAAACTAAAAAGAAATACGTTATTACCATGTTCTTACGACGAATATTTGTTGGCATGTAATCAAGAATTGCCAGAAAGATGGTGGAAAGCCCAAAGGAAAAACATATTATAG
- the miaB gene encoding tRNA (N6-isopentenyl adenosine(37)-C2)-methylthiotransferase MiaB, with product MEKIIEESKQGESLVLEHKPENTKKLFIESYGCAMNFSDSEIVASILSGNGYNTTQILEEADLVLVNTCSIRDKAEQTIRKRLEKYNAVKRINPKMKVGVLGCMAERLKDKFLEEEKIVDLVVGPDAYKDLPNLLAEVEEGRDAINVILSKDETYGDISPVRLMSNGITALVSITRGCDNMCTFCVVPFTRGRERSREPQSIMKEIQDLWDKGFKEITLLGQNVDSYLWYGGGLKKDFENASEMQKATAVDFDQLLEMVAVGFPKMRIRFSTSNPQDMHESILHVIAKHPNICKHIHLPVQSGSNRILKEMNRLHTREEYMTLIDKIRSIVPNGSISQDMISGFPTETEEDHQDTLSLMEYVKYNFGYMYSYSERPGTLAGRKMEDDVTEETKARRLQEIVDLQQKHAWLRSEEFIGQTVEVLVEKVSKKSTEEFSGRNSQSITVVFPKENYKIGDFVNVKIISCTSGTLKGLAVGLSEMN from the coding sequence ATGGAGAAGATTATTGAAGAAAGCAAACAAGGCGAAAGTCTCGTTCTAGAACATAAACCCGAGAATACAAAGAAACTTTTTATCGAGAGTTACGGCTGTGCAATGAATTTTTCGGACAGTGAAATTGTAGCTTCTATATTATCCGGAAACGGATATAATACGACGCAAATTCTGGAAGAAGCCGATTTAGTTTTGGTGAATACCTGCTCGATTCGCGACAAAGCAGAGCAAACGATTCGTAAACGTTTAGAAAAATACAATGCTGTAAAACGTATTAATCCAAAGATGAAAGTTGGGGTTTTGGGTTGTATGGCAGAACGATTGAAAGACAAATTCCTAGAAGAAGAAAAAATTGTAGACCTTGTTGTAGGTCCTGATGCCTATAAAGATTTACCGAACTTATTGGCGGAAGTCGAGGAAGGACGCGATGCCATCAACGTGATTTTGTCGAAAGATGAAACCTATGGTGATATATCGCCGGTTCGATTGATGAGCAACGGAATTACGGCATTGGTTTCTATCACGCGTGGTTGTGATAATATGTGTACGTTTTGCGTGGTGCCTTTTACCCGCGGACGGGAGCGCAGCCGGGAACCACAAAGTATAATGAAGGAAATTCAGGATTTATGGGATAAAGGTTTTAAGGAAATTACCCTTTTAGGTCAAAATGTCGATAGTTATTTGTGGTACGGTGGCGGATTGAAGAAAGATTTCGAAAATGCCTCTGAAATGCAAAAAGCTACTGCAGTTGATTTTGACCAATTACTAGAAATGGTAGCGGTTGGTTTTCCAAAAATGAGAATCCGATTTTCGACATCCAATCCTCAGGATATGCACGAAAGCATTTTGCATGTTATCGCTAAACATCCAAATATTTGCAAGCACATTCACTTACCGGTACAATCAGGAAGCAATAGAATCTTGAAGGAAATGAACCGTTTGCATACGCGCGAAGAATACATGACTTTGATTGATAAAATTAGAAGCATTGTTCCCAATGGTTCTATTTCGCAGGATATGATATCGGGTTTTCCTACCGAAACGGAGGAAGATCATCAAGATACGTTGAGTTTGATGGAATATGTGAAATATAATTTTGGTTATATGTATTCGTATTCAGAACGCCCGGGAACTTTGGCAGGAAGAAAAATGGAAGATGATGTTACGGAAGAAACCAAAGCCAGAAGATTGCAGGAAATTGTCGATTTACAGCAAAAACATGCTTGGTTGCGTTCTGAGGAATTCATCGGGCAAACGGTTGAAGTTTTGGTAGAGAAAGTTTCAAAAAAATCAACTGAAGAATTTTCCGGAAGGAATTCACAAAGTATCACTGTGGTTTTCCCAAAAGAAAATTATAAAATTGGGGATTTTGTGAATGTAAAAATTATAAGTTGCACTTCAGGCACACTTAAAGGTTTGGCTGTTGGATTATCTGAAATGAATTAA
- a CDS encoding LptE family protein has protein sequence MRHLHYIFAITIIFTLNSCSVYNFTGTGKIDAKTFQVNFFQNNAEIIEPGIDRTFTLALQDLIQNQTNLNLVKNSADLTYEGEIIDYRISPMTATADQKAAQNRLKIRINVRFTNKNKEKDDFEKTFEFYYDYPAEQQLVGSTLNNALKEIFDRITQDIFNESLAKW, from the coding sequence ATGAGACACTTACATTACATCTTCGCTATTACAATTATTTTCACATTAAACAGTTGTTCGGTTTATAACTTTACTGGGACCGGAAAAATTGACGCCAAAACTTTTCAAGTCAATTTTTTTCAAAATAATGCTGAAATAATTGAACCTGGAATAGACAGAACATTTACCCTCGCCTTACAAGATTTAATTCAGAATCAAACCAATCTAAATTTGGTGAAAAACAGTGCTGATTTAACTTACGAAGGGGAAATCATAGATTATCGAATAAGTCCGATGACGGCTACCGCCGACCAAAAAGCGGCACAAAACCGTTTAAAAATCAGAATAAATGTCCGTTTTACCAATAAAAATAAAGAAAAGGATGATTTTGAAAAAACATTCGAATTTTACTATGATTATCCTGCTGAACAACAACTGGTAGGATCTACTTTAAACAATGCTCTAAAAGAAATTTTTGACCGAATTACGCAAGATATCTTTAATGAATCTTTGGCCAAATGGTAA
- a CDS encoding tetratricopeptide repeat protein produces MNVTDYTYLINKPNAVNEKQTVVLEKVLDEFPYFQSARALQLKGLYNQNSFRYNFALKVTAAHTTDRAVLFDFITSDTFTAIQKEFYDKKTLELLEINVIDSEIIVHEEKLEHKTNTLERSILTSIREALPLEYDDTNKTAEEKLAIGQPLDFSVNEQHSFQEWLQLSRTLPINRESENKISPKTLPIDENKKKKAELIDKFIETSPKISPVKHGVPSTVTFDLNKDDNSYLMTETLARVYLEQKKYLKAIQAYQILILKYPEKSSFFADRIADIKILQQNNN; encoded by the coding sequence ATGAATGTAACCGATTATACTTATTTGATTAATAAACCAAATGCTGTTAATGAGAAGCAAACGGTCGTATTGGAAAAAGTACTAGATGAATTTCCTTATTTTCAAAGCGCCAGAGCATTACAATTAAAAGGGCTTTATAACCAAAATAGTTTCAGGTATAATTTTGCTTTGAAAGTTACTGCAGCGCATACAACAGATAGAGCAGTGCTCTTTGATTTCATTACATCAGATACTTTTACTGCGATACAAAAAGAATTCTACGATAAAAAAACGCTTGAACTTCTCGAGATCAATGTAATCGATAGTGAAATAATTGTTCACGAAGAAAAATTGGAACACAAAACAAATACATTAGAGCGCTCCATTCTTACTTCTATAAGGGAAGCTTTACCATTAGAATATGATGACACTAACAAAACTGCAGAAGAAAAATTAGCTATCGGTCAACCTTTGGATTTTTCTGTAAATGAACAACATTCTTTTCAAGAATGGCTACAACTATCGCGAACGCTACCTATTAATAGAGAATCTGAAAATAAGATTAGCCCAAAAACGCTGCCAATAGATGAGAACAAAAAGAAAAAAGCGGAATTAATCGACAAGTTTATAGAAACTAGTCCTAAAATTTCGCCAGTGAAACATGGCGTTCCCTCTACCGTAACTTTCGACCTAAATAAAGATGACAACTCCTATTTGATGACCGAGACTTTGGCGCGAGTTTATTTGGAACAAAAAAAATATCTAAAAGCGATTCAAGCTTATCAAATATTAATTTTGAAATATCCAGAAAAAAGTAGTTTCTTTGCAGACCGCATAGCGGATATTAAGATTTTACAACAAAATAATAATTAA